A DNA window from bacterium contains the following coding sequences:
- a CDS encoding HAMP domain-containing protein codes for MSIRLRLTLLFVALLAAVGLARSIAVLEGLSTTLRGIALSDAHSRIRQVRDYLALRHAEEHRMGRKLHLDRPESLPRAFSDDGMLLQLTAPDGRILNRSANLRDSSLPLPSQPGSMEVFLSLTGTASEHLLLVSEPLRLGHHGPTSWIQAAYPLDALDRTMHRMTLVEFGVALGAIALAFGIGYFFAGRALSPVASITAQVGRLTRQDLHRRLAVGKPPYDEIDRLTLTFNGLFDRLEESFEAQRRFVADASHELRSPLTAIHGHLQLIQRRGDANPEQAKVWLETASREVGRLIRLVNELLDLARAEGQALIVAPAPVELGALAREVVLQLQVLAPRIQAEVPEPLWVKGDEDRLRQVLINLVDNAVRATRDGGSVRVSVRREQEAALVTVEDTGCGIPPERLERIFDRFYRLDAARGRERGGAGLGLAIAQAIVRAHGGEIAVESVVGQGTRFAVRLPLG; via the coding sequence TTGAGCATCCGCCTGCGCCTCACCCTGCTCTTCGTCGCGCTGCTCGCGGCGGTGGGCCTTGCGCGCAGCATCGCGGTCCTGGAGGGCCTCTCGACCACCCTGCGCGGCATCGCCCTCAGCGACGCGCACAGCCGGATCCGACAGGTGAGAGACTACCTGGCTCTGCGCCATGCCGAAGAGCACCGCATGGGGCGCAAGCTGCACCTCGATCGGCCCGAGTCGCTGCCGCGCGCCTTCTCGGACGATGGCATGCTGTTGCAGCTCACGGCCCCCGACGGCCGGATCCTCAATCGCAGCGCCAACTTGCGCGATTCAAGCCTGCCGCTCCCGTCGCAGCCGGGGAGCATGGAGGTGTTCCTCTCGCTGACGGGTACCGCGTCGGAGCACCTGCTCCTGGTATCTGAACCTTTGCGCCTGGGGCATCACGGCCCGACCAGCTGGATCCAGGCGGCCTACCCGCTCGATGCCCTCGACCGCACCATGCACCGCATGACCCTGGTCGAGTTCGGAGTGGCCCTGGGGGCGATCGCCCTGGCCTTCGGCATCGGCTACTTCTTCGCGGGGCGGGCCCTGTCGCCGGTCGCCTCCATCACCGCCCAGGTGGGGCGCCTGACCCGGCAGGACCTGCACCGCCGACTGGCGGTGGGCAAGCCCCCCTACGACGAGATCGATCGCCTCACCCTCACCTTCAACGGCCTCTTCGACCGCCTCGAAGAGAGCTTCGAGGCCCAGCGGCGCTTCGTGGCGGACGCCTCGCACGAGCTGCGCAGCCCCCTGACGGCCATCCATGGCCACTTACAGCTGATCCAGCGCCGGGGAGACGCGAACCCCGAGCAGGCGAAGGTCTGGCTCGAGACCGCCTCGCGTGAGGTGGGGCGCTTGATCCGGCTGGTCAACGAGCTTCTGGATCTGGCGAGGGCCGAGGGGCAGGCGCTGATCGTCGCGCCGGCGCCGGTGGAGCTCGGGGCCCTCGCGCGCGAGGTGGTCCTTCAGCTCCAGGTGCTCGCGCCGCGGATCCAGGCGGAGGTGCCCGAGCCGCTCTGGGTGAAGGGCGATGAGGATCGCCTGCGCCAGGTGCTGATCAACCTGGTGGACAACGCCGTGCGCGCCACCCGGGACGGCGGCAGCGTGCGAGTTTCAGTCCGGCGCGAGCAGGAGGCGGCGCTCGTCACGGTCGAAGACACCGGCTGCGGCATCCCGCCCGAGCGGCTCGAGCGGATCTTCGATCGCTTCTACCGCCTGGATGCCGCGCGGGGCCGGGAGCGCGGCGGCGCGGGCCTGGGTCTCGCCATTGCCCAGGCCATCGTGCGGGCCCACGGGGGAGAGATCGCAGTCGAGAGCGTCGTGGGGCAGGGAACGCGCTTTGCCGTGAGGCTGCCGCTGGGCTGA
- a CDS encoding response regulator transcription factor: protein MDAGSQLQKARILIIEDEPDIAEFIAAELRFEGFEVRVEADGARGLLAVRQEHPDLVILDRMLPGMDGLELCKRLRRASDIPILMLTARGDVADRIEGLNSGANDYLPKPFDLDELLARVNAQLRAHRPAVRHYFEVGDLSLDLESREVRRGSEEIALTPKEFDLLAYLMQHARQVRTREQLLQAVWGYDFEGEDNVLEVYIRYLRNKIEREGLPKLIHTVRGVGYVLKERDGH, encoded by the coding sequence ATGGACGCCGGGTCCCAGCTCCAGAAGGCCCGTATCCTCATCATCGAGGACGAGCCCGACATCGCCGAGTTCATTGCCGCCGAGCTGCGCTTCGAGGGCTTCGAGGTGCGGGTGGAGGCCGACGGCGCGCGGGGGCTGCTCGCCGTCCGGCAGGAGCACCCGGACCTCGTGATCCTCGATCGGATGCTGCCCGGCATGGACGGGCTTGAGCTGTGCAAGCGCTTGCGCCGCGCCTCGGACATCCCCATCCTCATGCTCACCGCTCGCGGCGACGTGGCCGATCGGATCGAGGGCCTCAACAGCGGCGCCAACGATTACCTGCCAAAGCCCTTCGACCTGGATGAGCTGCTCGCGCGCGTCAACGCCCAGCTCCGCGCCCACCGCCCTGCTGTCCGGCACTACTTCGAGGTGGGCGATCTGAGCCTCGATCTCGAGAGCCGGGAGGTGCGCCGAGGATCCGAGGAGATCGCCCTGACCCCCAAGGAGTTCGACCTGCTCGCCTACCTCATGCAGCATGCCCGGCAGGTCAGGACCCGCGAGCAGCTCCTCCAGGCGGTCTGGGGCTACGACTTCGAGGGCGAGGACAACGTGCTCGAGGTCTACATCCGCTACTTGCGCAACAAGATCGAGCGCGAGGGGCTGCCCAAGCTGATCCACACGGTGCGCGGGGTCGGCTACGTGCTCAAGGAGCGTGACGGCCATTGA
- a CDS encoding DUF1284 domain-containing protein — protein sequence MHELPVQTLPLRAHHLMCVTTYQGKGYSPDFVTNMNRVWHALRDGVYSHAQAISVADPLCRACPNLQDPNEDTSCRYQASIGARDRRLLEAMGWSEGEVVALEPTMAYIHDHHAELMAKVCVGCDWTSICGEQRFTLREANPPVPKEI from the coding sequence ATGCACGAGCTCCCCGTCCAAACCCTGCCCCTGCGCGCTCATCACCTCATGTGCGTCACCACCTACCAGGGCAAGGGCTACTCTCCCGACTTCGTGACCAACATGAACCGGGTCTGGCATGCGCTGCGCGACGGGGTCTACTCCCACGCCCAGGCGATCAGCGTGGCGGACCCGCTCTGCCGGGCCTGCCCCAACCTTCAGGACCCGAACGAGGACACGAGCTGCCGCTACCAGGCCTCGATCGGGGCGCGCGATCGCCGCCTGCTCGAAGCCATGGGCTGGAGCGAGGGCGAGGTGGTGGCACTCGAGCCGACCATGGCCTACATCCACGACCACCACGCCGAACTGATGGCCAAGGTCTGCGTGGGCTGCGACTGGACCTCCATCTGCGGCGAGCAGCGCTTCACCCTGCGCGAGGCCAACCCGCCCGTTCCCAAGGAAATTTGA
- the fmt gene encoding methionyl-tRNA formyltransferase: MSMRILFFGVDVMGEACLSALLSAGYTVAGVVTLAPPKRSFLQRLFGRKTPPGVAEIAKRHRVPVLTPKTLRDPAVTRKLEALAPDLLVVASFDKVLPPEVLDIATYGGINVHPSLLPRHRGPAPASRAIWAGDEETGLTVHLLEETVDTGPILLQHLHPIQPDDNAQRLIRRLAKAAPAALLEALAGLQEGSLYPRAQTGEVTPAPFFSLREGQLDWRADNAQILQTIRACSPYPGAFLIARGERLAVLEASAEEGRQGASPGTVLSVNASGILVQTREGAIRCRKLRRGDRLVPPAQFGKWAADGDRLKSGNWMPSTPRA, encoded by the coding sequence TTGTCGATGCGCATCCTCTTCTTCGGCGTGGACGTCATGGGCGAGGCCTGCCTCTCGGCCCTCCTCTCGGCCGGCTATACGGTGGCCGGGGTCGTCACCCTGGCTCCTCCCAAGCGCTCGTTCTTGCAGCGTCTCTTCGGCCGCAAGACGCCGCCGGGCGTCGCCGAGATCGCCAAGCGCCACCGCGTACCGGTGCTGACGCCCAAGACCCTGCGCGATCCCGCCGTGACGCGCAAGCTCGAAGCCCTCGCGCCGGACCTCTTGGTGGTTGCGAGCTTCGACAAGGTCCTGCCCCCCGAGGTGCTCGACATCGCCACCTACGGCGGGATCAACGTCCACCCCTCGCTCCTGCCGCGCCACCGGGGGCCTGCCCCCGCGAGCCGCGCCATCTGGGCCGGCGACGAGGAGACGGGCCTCACCGTCCACCTGCTCGAAGAGACCGTGGACACCGGGCCGATCCTGCTGCAGCACCTGCACCCCATCCAGCCGGATGACAACGCCCAGCGCCTGATCCGGCGCCTGGCGAAGGCGGCCCCCGCCGCGCTGCTCGAAGCCCTCGCAGGCCTCCAGGAGGGCAGCCTTTACCCGCGGGCCCAGACGGGCGAGGTCACGCCCGCTCCCTTCTTCTCGCTGCGCGAGGGGCAACTCGACTGGCGCGCCGACAACGCGCAGATCCTGCAAACCATCCGTGCCTGCAGCCCCTACCCGGGGGCCTTCCTGATCGCGCGCGGCGAGCGGCTCGCCGTGCTCGAAGCGAGCGCCGAGGAAGGCCGCCAGGGCGCAAGCCCCGGCACGGTCCTCTCGGTCAACGCCTCGGGCATCCTCGTCCAGACCCGCGAGGGCGCGATCCGCTGCCGCAAGCTGCGGCGGGGCGATCGCCTCGTGCCTCCCGCGCAGTTCGGCAAGTGGGCCGCCGACGGCGATCGCCTGAAATCGGGCAACTGGATGCCTTCGACTCCAAGGGCTTGA
- a CDS encoding ABC-F family ATP-binding cassette domain-containing protein — protein sequence MSLLQFSGVAFGHPQQVLPLFSKVTFDIRPGDRIALVGPNGAGKSTLFGLMTGALQPTAGNIARQPGLTVAHLPQASTAPADRLVLAHVLTAAPRIGALHAQLQALSEQLDDPEAALAYADALAEYEDEGGYAMEAEAERVLSGLGIEPTAQALAVGQLSSGQRTRVELAKLLLTPADLLLIDEPTNHLDGEARAWLEGYLNRLSTAYVLVSHERVLLSRAARRTFELRNGTLSVHEGDYAFYREQRALFERQAWERYEAQQRRAAAAERAAQERQRLAAKVDKAPPEARLSKDFYGAMAARIQRTARILRDRVTREPHAEKPRIEAPIPTLTFPNVPRAGDIVLELEGVSKGYGDQPLFEDLGLTIQRGERWAITGPNGTGKTTLLRLMQGLVAPDAGRMTHGSGVVIGYYAQEAENLDPDESPLALCLAVHPDVSWVRTLLACLRVGATHVERPIRTMSPGERGKVALARLLLSGANLLLLDEPTNHLDLDAREALEATLAQYPGTMVFVSHDPAFIEALADYALAL from the coding sequence ATGAGCTTGCTTCAATTTTCCGGGGTGGCGTTTGGCCACCCTCAGCAGGTCCTCCCGCTTTTTTCCAAAGTCACTTTCGACATCCGTCCCGGCGATCGCATCGCCCTGGTCGGCCCCAACGGGGCCGGCAAGTCGACCCTGTTCGGCCTCATGACCGGCGCCTTGCAGCCGACGGCCGGCAACATCGCGCGCCAGCCAGGCCTCACGGTAGCTCACCTGCCGCAGGCCTCCACCGCCCCGGCGGATCGCCTGGTGCTCGCCCACGTCCTCACGGCAGCACCGCGCATCGGGGCGCTGCACGCACAGCTACAAGCGCTGAGCGAGCAACTCGACGACCCTGAGGCCGCCCTGGCCTACGCGGACGCCCTCGCCGAGTACGAGGACGAAGGCGGCTATGCCATGGAAGCCGAAGCCGAGCGCGTCCTGAGCGGGCTCGGGATCGAGCCGACTGCCCAGGCGCTTGCGGTGGGGCAGCTTTCGAGCGGCCAGCGCACGCGGGTGGAGCTGGCGAAGCTCTTGCTGACGCCCGCCGACCTCCTGCTCATCGACGAGCCGACCAACCACCTGGACGGCGAGGCCCGCGCCTGGCTCGAAGGCTACCTGAACCGCCTTTCCACGGCCTACGTCCTGGTCTCCCACGAGCGGGTCCTGCTCAGCCGTGCCGCGCGCCGCACCTTCGAGCTGCGCAACGGCACTCTGAGCGTCCACGAGGGCGATTACGCCTTCTACCGGGAGCAGCGCGCCCTGTTCGAACGCCAGGCCTGGGAGCGCTACGAGGCGCAGCAGCGCAGAGCAGCAGCAGCCGAGCGCGCCGCCCAGGAGCGCCAGCGCCTGGCCGCCAAGGTCGACAAGGCGCCGCCGGAGGCCCGGCTGAGCAAGGACTTCTACGGGGCCATGGCCGCGCGGATCCAGCGAACGGCCCGCATCCTGCGCGATCGCGTCACCCGCGAGCCCCACGCCGAGAAGCCGCGGATCGAGGCCCCCATCCCGACGCTCACCTTCCCGAACGTGCCGCGCGCCGGGGACATCGTGCTGGAGCTCGAAGGCGTCTCGAAGGGCTACGGGGATCAGCCCCTCTTCGAGGATCTCGGGCTCACCATCCAGCGCGGGGAGCGCTGGGCCATCACCGGGCCCAACGGGACGGGCAAGACGACGCTGCTACGCCTGATGCAGGGGCTCGTCGCCCCTGACGCGGGCCGCATGACGCACGGCAGCGGGGTCGTGATCGGCTACTACGCCCAGGAGGCGGAGAACCTCGACCCCGACGAGAGTCCGCTCGCGCTGTGTCTGGCGGTCCACCCGGACGTAAGCTGGGTGCGAACCCTGCTCGCATGCCTGCGGGTCGGCGCCACGCACGTCGAACGCCCCATCCGGACCATGAGCCCCGGCGAGCGGGGCAAGGTCGCCCTCGCGAGGCTCCTGCTGAGCGGCGCGAACCTCTTGCTCTTGGACGAGCCGACCAACCACCTGGACCTGGATGCACGCGAGGCCCTCGAAGCGACCCTCGCGCAGTACCCGGGCACCATGGTGTTCGTCTCCCACGACCCGGCCTTCATCGAAGCCCTGGCCGACTATGCGCTCGCGCTGTGA
- a CDS encoding GNAT family N-acetyltransferase, whose translation MFRLTVDEELELRLLEPRHAPELFALVEAHRAHIREWVRTPASLMSVEDAHTYIERSLKAFAVQDGLLVGLWHQERLVGEILRFRTNWIERSTELAYWLADTYQGRGFMTRACRAVIHHAFTELGLNRVEIRCATGNRRSRGIPERLGFSHEGTIRDAQWIQDRFVDHAVYGLLAREWGAPPHSASA comes from the coding sequence ATGTTTCGGCTCACCGTCGATGAGGAGCTCGAGCTTCGCTTGCTGGAGCCCCGCCATGCCCCGGAGCTCTTCGCCCTGGTCGAGGCCCATCGGGCCCATATCCGCGAATGGGTGCGCACGCCGGCAAGCTTGATGAGCGTCGAGGACGCCCATACTTACATCGAGCGATCGCTCAAGGCTTTCGCGGTGCAGGACGGCTTGCTCGTGGGGCTCTGGCACCAAGAGCGGCTCGTCGGCGAGATCCTGCGCTTTCGGACGAACTGGATCGAGCGGAGCACGGAGCTCGCTTACTGGCTGGCTGATACGTACCAGGGGCGCGGCTTCATGACCCGCGCGTGCCGGGCCGTCATTCACCACGCATTCACCGAGCTGGGCCTGAACCGGGTCGAGATCCGATGCGCGACGGGGAACCGTCGCAGCCGGGGGATCCCCGAGCGCCTCGGCTTTTCGCACGAGGGCACCATCCGCGACGCCCAGTGGATCCAGGATCGCTTCGTCGATCACGCCGTCTATGGCCTGCTTGCCAGGGAGTGGGGCGCGCCTCCTCACAGCGCGAGCGCATAG
- a CDS encoding MFS transporter: protein MPERRFAALSLQTHAWALYDFANTFFAMNMLSLYFALWVTKDMGAPDLAYSMALSASLLAVAVASPAFGALSDRLGKRTPFVAAFTVLCCLCTALLTPLIGLLGHQALVPALVLFAVAVFGYNLAQVFYNAQLPELAPPERLGRISGYGTAIGYVGSFVGMLLVMPFVTGKILAWQTPIPGGGNVGAFVPTALFFMLFALPHHFLVRDRAKPNPTATQGSHWGRLTETWRAARGIPGMVPYLFANLLFFDALNTVIGFMAVYAVKVVGFNEQKQEVQLVLLLATLFAVLGSWAWGRLVDRLGAKRTLSLNLVWWMLSLAGVILVRDKVVFAWVLGPAVGIAMGGTWTASRALLSRLAPPERQAEFFGLYSLAGKFAAILGPMTWGLITYAFSSQPILKYQLAIAAQLVFVLAGAVLLRRVPEPTSLGGLRRALEV from the coding sequence GTGCCTGAACGTCGCTTCGCCGCTCTCTCCCTCCAAACGCACGCCTGGGCCCTTTACGACTTCGCGAACACCTTCTTCGCGATGAACATGCTCTCCTTGTACTTCGCCCTCTGGGTGACCAAGGACATGGGCGCGCCCGATCTGGCCTACTCGATGGCTCTTTCCGCCTCGCTCTTGGCCGTCGCGGTGGCTTCGCCCGCCTTCGGGGCCCTCTCGGATCGGCTCGGCAAGCGCACCCCCTTCGTCGCGGCCTTCACGGTGCTCTGCTGTCTCTGCACGGCGCTGCTCACTCCCTTGATCGGGCTGCTGGGACACCAGGCCCTGGTGCCGGCCCTGGTCCTGTTCGCCGTCGCCGTGTTCGGCTATAACCTCGCCCAGGTCTTCTACAACGCGCAGCTTCCCGAGCTGGCCCCGCCCGAGCGCCTGGGCCGGATCTCGGGCTACGGCACGGCCATCGGCTACGTGGGCTCGTTCGTCGGGATGCTCCTCGTCATGCCCTTCGTGACGGGCAAGATCCTCGCCTGGCAGACGCCGATCCCGGGGGGCGGCAACGTGGGGGCCTTCGTGCCCACCGCCCTCTTCTTCATGCTCTTCGCGCTGCCCCATCACTTCTTGGTGCGCGATCGCGCGAAACCCAACCCCACGGCGACCCAGGGGAGCCACTGGGGGCGTCTCACGGAAACCTGGCGCGCCGCGCGGGGGATTCCCGGCATGGTGCCGTACCTGTTCGCCAACCTCCTCTTCTTCGACGCCCTGAACACGGTCATCGGCTTCATGGCGGTCTACGCGGTCAAAGTCGTGGGCTTCAACGAGCAAAAGCAGGAGGTCCAATTGGTCCTTTTGCTGGCGACCCTTTTCGCGGTCCTCGGCTCGTGGGCCTGGGGGCGCTTGGTCGATCGCCTGGGGGCCAAGCGTACCTTGTCTCTGAACCTCGTATGGTGGATGCTCTCCCTTGCGGGGGTCATCCTGGTGCGCGACAAAGTGGTCTTCGCCTGGGTGCTGGGCCCTGCGGTCGGCATCGCCATGGGAGGCACCTGGACCGCATCGCGGGCCCTGCTGTCACGTCTGGCGCCCCCCGAGCGCCAGGCCGAGTTCTTCGGGCTCTACTCGCTGGCGGGCAAGTTCGCCGCCATCCTGGGGCCCATGACCTGGGGGCTCATCACCTATGCCTTTTCGAGCCAGCCCATCCTGAAGTACCAGCTTGCGATCGCTGCTCAGCTCGTCTTTGTGCTCGCGGGGGCCGTGCTCCTGCGCCGCGTCCCGGAACCCACCTCGCTGGGCGGACTCCGCCGTGCTTTGGAGGTGTAG
- the queF gene encoding NADPH-dependent 7-cyano-7-deazaguanine reductase QueF, which produces MENLTQLGKPTRFPQSPEEAKLESFPNTHPGRDYLIQFTCPEFTAFCPITGQPDFAEIRIEYTPDELCVELKSLKLYLGAFRNVGIFHENITNRILDDLVALLSPRYMQVVGDFTVRGGIKTVVTATHRK; this is translated from the coding sequence ATGGAAAACCTCACCCAGCTCGGCAAGCCCACCCGCTTCCCCCAGTCGCCCGAGGAGGCCAAGCTCGAGAGCTTCCCCAATACCCACCCCGGCCGCGACTACCTGATCCAGTTCACCTGCCCCGAGTTCACGGCCTTCTGCCCCATCACGGGCCAGCCCGACTTCGCCGAGATCCGGATCGAGTACACGCCGGACGAGCTGTGCGTCGAGCTCAAGAGCCTCAAGCTCTACCTGGGCGCCTTCCGCAACGTCGGCATCTTCCACGAGAACATCACCAATCGCATCCTGGATGACCTGGTCGCGCTGCTTTCGCCCCGCTACATGCAGGTGGTGGGGGACTTCACCGTCCGCGGCGGCATCAAGACCGTCGTGACCGCTACTCACCGCAAGTAG
- a CDS encoding CHASE domain-containing protein — MAAGNDGRGRDGPNPWLQRYWPLVLMLCLGVLLSSLLAWRVAAWQRDRDRLIFERRASDVAGTIRGTMRAYEEVLLSVRALFAASHDISRRDFSLFTADTLDRLPGILSLVWLPRVPGNQRDAFIAGVRREGLPDYHFWRWAPDGRQEAVPPQAEYFPVLYAVPEPLKRTLLGYCDVLPDRVQALTRARETGQLAVSNLSPLRLQGMRPGVLMSLAIYAPNPRPATVQARREQTMGFAMAAFSFERLFTDALRQTDLDGLRFRLLDETAPPEVRLLYASKGDDGRSEAAIQAGEHWQRSQMIGGHRWTFLFYPADAPAPWGGWLTLVGGFAVTGLSCLYLHALLSRTAKIEATVVQRTQELSTAERALRESENKLRAIIDHTTDLIYVKDLEGRYLLVNPALAALMGFSPEEILGRDDRAFVGKETAAWLMEKDAAIMRAGGVSTGEEPLTFKDGKPRLFLSTKFPFVSPEGKTLGLIGISRDITDYRRSLDDMARRTSELEQTKELSRLKDHFLSTLSHEMKTPLSLIVGYGELLQDKYQNDPLITGLMDGCRRLTEHINTILDYSALLSGSLPLYWTEVDLSEVIAQAYSLVEKDFEAKGLRWEREIDPTTPPVWGDFRRITQILRELLDNARKFTPPGGTVGIHVSPEGQMVRLEVWDTGQGIPPEAHDRIWAAFTQIETEDAARSGGLGLGLTIVKQLVELHRGSVSMACRPSEGCRFSVLLPTRPPGE, encoded by the coding sequence ATGGCCGCAGGGAATGATGGAAGGGGCCGGGATGGGCCGAATCCCTGGCTTCAGCGATACTGGCCCCTGGTGCTGATGCTGTGCCTGGGCGTTTTGCTCTCGTCGCTGCTCGCATGGCGGGTCGCTGCCTGGCAGCGCGATCGCGACCGCCTGATCTTCGAGCGTCGGGCGAGCGACGTGGCGGGCACCATCCGCGGCACCATGCGGGCCTACGAGGAGGTCCTGCTCAGCGTCCGGGCCCTCTTTGCCGCCTCTCACGACATCTCCCGGCGCGACTTCAGCCTCTTCACGGCCGATACCCTGGATCGCCTGCCCGGTATCCTGAGCCTCGTCTGGCTCCCGCGGGTGCCCGGGAATCAGCGGGATGCCTTCATCGCGGGGGTTCGGCGCGAGGGGCTTCCTGACTACCACTTCTGGCGGTGGGCTCCCGATGGGCGCCAGGAAGCGGTGCCGCCGCAGGCCGAGTACTTCCCCGTGCTGTACGCCGTCCCCGAGCCCCTCAAGCGGACGCTGCTAGGTTACTGCGACGTCCTTCCCGATCGCGTGCAGGCGCTCACGCGCGCGCGGGAGACCGGGCAGCTCGCGGTGTCGAACCTCTCGCCGTTGCGCTTGCAGGGGATGCGTCCGGGGGTCCTGATGTCGCTGGCGATCTACGCGCCGAACCCCCGCCCCGCGACCGTCCAGGCTCGCAGGGAGCAAACCATGGGCTTCGCCATGGCCGCGTTCTCCTTCGAGCGCCTGTTTACCGATGCGCTTCGCCAGACGGACCTCGATGGCCTGCGCTTTCGCCTGCTCGACGAGACGGCCCCGCCCGAGGTCCGTCTGCTCTATGCGAGCAAGGGGGACGATGGGCGCTCGGAGGCGGCCATCCAGGCGGGCGAGCACTGGCAGCGCAGCCAGATGATCGGGGGCCATCGCTGGACCTTCCTCTTCTATCCCGCCGACGCGCCCGCGCCCTGGGGCGGTTGGCTGACGCTGGTGGGCGGCTTTGCGGTCACGGGCCTCTCGTGCCTCTACCTCCACGCCCTCTTGAGCCGGACCGCCAAGATCGAGGCGACCGTCGTCCAGCGCACTCAAGAGCTCTCGACGGCCGAGCGAGCGCTCAGGGAGAGCGAGAACAAGCTCCGTGCCATCATCGACCACACGACGGACCTCATCTACGTCAAGGATCTCGAAGGGCGCTACTTGCTGGTCAATCCCGCTCTGGCGGCGCTGATGGGGTTCTCGCCCGAGGAGATCCTCGGCAGGGACGATCGGGCCTTCGTCGGCAAGGAGACTGCGGCCTGGCTGATGGAGAAGGATGCCGCCATCATGCGCGCGGGTGGAGTCTCGACCGGCGAAGAGCCCCTTACCTTCAAGGACGGCAAGCCGCGGCTTTTCTTGTCGACCAAGTTTCCCTTCGTCTCGCCCGAGGGCAAAACCCTTGGCCTGATCGGGATCAGCCGGGACATCACCGATTATCGGCGATCGCTCGACGACATGGCGCGGCGCACCTCCGAACTCGAGCAGACCAAAGAGCTCTCGCGTCTCAAGGACCACTTCCTCTCCACCCTCTCGCACGAGATGAAGACGCCCCTCTCCTTGATCGTGGGCTACGGCGAGCTCCTGCAAGACAAGTACCAGAACGACCCCCTCATCACAGGCCTGATGGACGGCTGTCGTCGCCTGACCGAGCACATCAACACCATCCTCGACTACAGCGCCCTGCTCTCGGGGAGCCTGCCCCTGTACTGGACCGAGGTGGACCTCTCGGAGGTGATCGCGCAGGCCTACTCGCTGGTCGAGAAGGACTTCGAGGCCAAGGGCCTGCGCTGGGAGCGCGAAATCGATCCTACGACGCCGCCGGTGTGGGGCGACTTTCGGCGCATCACCCAGATCCTGCGCGAGCTGCTCGACAATGCCCGCAAGTTCACCCCGCCCGGCGGGACGGTGGGGATCCACGTTTCGCCGGAAGGGCAGATGGTACGGCTCGAGGTCTGGGACACCGGCCAGGGCATCCCCCCCGAGGCGCACGACCGGATCTGGGCCGCCTTCACCCAGATCGAGACCGAGGACGCGGCGCGCTCCGGCGGGCTGGGGCTCGGCCTCACCATCGTCAAGCAACTCGTCGAATTGCACCGGGGGAGCGTGAGCATGGCCTGCCGGCCGAGCGAGGGGTGCCGGTTCTCGGTCCTCTTGCCCACGCGGCCCCCGGGCGAATAG
- a CDS encoding MazG-like family protein — MTTTRRALSFPKLDGLRPSLESTALKLMEEAGELAQAIGKLRGLSGEATTLSEHEALGLVASELLDVAQTAATMMYVLEEQHGVDLQTLLAHHEAKLRTKGYLS; from the coding sequence ATGACCACCACCCGCCGCGCCCTCAGCTTCCCAAAACTCGACGGCTTGCGTCCGTCCCTCGAATCCACGGCCCTCAAGCTGATGGAGGAGGCCGGCGAGCTCGCCCAGGCCATCGGCAAGCTCCGCGGCCTCTCGGGCGAGGCGACGACCCTCAGCGAGCACGAGGCCCTGGGACTGGTCGCAAGTGAGCTCTTGGACGTGGCCCAGACGGCGGCCACCATGATGTACGTGCTCGAAGAGCAGCACGGCGTCGATCTGCAGACGCTCCTCGCGCACCACGAGGCCAAGCTCCGCACCAAGGGCTATCTCTCTTAA